The following coding sequences are from one Capsicum annuum cultivar UCD-10X-F1 chromosome 3, UCD10Xv1.1, whole genome shotgun sequence window:
- the LOC107866432 gene encoding 2-hydroxyisoflavanone dehydratase has protein sequence MDSGDNEVVVDFPQIIRVYKSGRVERLFGSSTVPPSAEDPTTGVSSEDIDISPEIKARIYLPKLTNLHQKLPILVYYHGGAFCLESAFSFLDHRYMNCLVSESNAIVISVEYRLAPEYPLPIGYEDSWAALQWVGSHVVNEPGFEKEPWLVNHADFTKVFIGGDSAGGNIVYNISLRAGTENLNGGIKILGCLLCFPYFLTSKDFEEDSIPSKLWMFVNPSAENGIDDPRINPFVEKDRLSLLSCSKILVCVAENDVLRNLGIQYVEAVKESGWDGVIELIDVEGEDHCFQFFDTETENARNLIKGMANFIKQSCI, from the coding sequence ATGGACTCCGGTGACAATGAGGTTGTAGTTGATTTCCCTCAAATCATCCGTGTCTACAAAAGCGGCCGCGTTGAGCGTTTATTCGGTTCATCTACCGTTCCTCCGTCAGCAGAAGATCCTACCACTGGCGTCTCCTCAGAGGACATAGACATTTCACCTGAAATCAAAGCCAGAATCTACCTCCCAAAGCTTACGAACCTCCACCAAAAACTTCCTATTTTAGTCTACTATCATGGAGGTGCATTCTGTCTTGAATCCGCCTTCTCTTTCCTTGACCATCGTTACATGAACTGCCTTGTTTCAGAATCCAACGCTATTGTCATTTCGGTGGAGTACCGTCTTGCACCCGAATATCCTCTTCCTATAGGGTACGAGGATTCATGGGCCGCACTTCAATGGGTGGGATCACATGTTGTCAACGAACCAGGCTTCGAGAAGGAACCCTGGTTAGTTAACCATGCTGATTTTACTAAGGTGTTCATTGGTGGTGACAGTGCTGGAGGTAACATAGTTTATAATATATCACTCAGAGCTGGAACTGAAAACCTAAATGGAGGAATCAAGATCTTGGGCTGCCTACTTTGTTTTCCCTACTTTTTAACATCGAAAGATTTTGAGGAAGATAGTATACCTAGTAAACTATGGATGTTTGTTAATCCGTCAGCTGAAAATGGAATTGATGATCCAAGAATTAATCCGTTTGTTGAGAAAGATAGATTATCATTATTGAGTTGTTCGAAGATTTTGGTGTGTGTTGCAGAGAACGATGTCTTGAGAAATTTGGGGATACAATACGTTGAAGCTGTGAAAGAAAGTGGATGGGATGGGGTAATTGAATTGATTGATGTTGAAGGTGAAGACCATTGCTTTCAGTTTtttgatactgagactgaaaaTGCTAGAAATTTGATAAAGGGAATGGCAAACTTTATCAAACAAAGttgcatttga